From Musa acuminata AAA Group cultivar baxijiao chromosome BXJ3-8, Cavendish_Baxijiao_AAA, whole genome shotgun sequence, one genomic window encodes:
- the LOC103996467 gene encoding acyltransferase GLAUCE-like, translating into MGCVSTEIAVPLTEHDVERGETYALLSPRNPMPLKTIHLSNIDQTAAFPVETVFFYETTPDGAESTFDIIERVKRSVSEELLVPYYFMAGRVHFNVETKRLELVCNNAGALFTGATSSLSLKELGDLSTPNPSFQRLVLRAEEFGSLTETPIFTIQVTRFRCGGFSIGFMTNHSILDGKSAVEMLDNLAAICRGEEPRNVKLHVDRSCIRARDPPQIQFEHAEYMKPTEASSLVSPDQPSPSSFVSMLSKNYEYEVASLSLDMIDGLKERATAGCSSFQAVVAHLWRARTRAVFDDPSETSSVLFAVDVRSKMTPRVPDGFVGNAVIMAMASARVAELTEQPLGFAVKRVREAIERVTDEYIRSAVDWLEVNKGMPAIGHGNFIVSAWWKLPFHELDFGWGKPIYGGPVVSVMHECVLLLSDGKGGINIWLALEEEKMKSFLSYVYEL; encoded by the exons ATGGGCTGTGTGTCGACGGAGATCGCGGTTCCCTTGACGGAGCATGATGTCGAACGAGGAGAAACATATGCTCTGCTTTCTCCGAGAAATCCGATGCCCTTGAAGACGATCCATCTGTCGAACATCGACCAGACAGCAGCTTTCCCCGTCGAGACCGTCTTCTTCTACGAGACGACGCCGGACGGAGCAGAGTCCACGTTCGACATCATCGAAAGGGTGAAGAGGTCGGTGTCAGAGGAGCTGTTGGTCCCTTACTACTTCATGGCCGGGAGAGTCCACTTCAACGTCGAAACGAAGAGGCTGGAGCTGGTCTGCAACAATGCCGGCGCCCTGTTTACCGGTGCGACGTCGAGCCTTAGCTTGAAGGAGCTCGGCGACCTCTCCACGCCGAATCCGTCGTTCCAGCGTCTCGTTCTCCGAGCCGAGGAATTCGGCAGCCTCACTGAGACTCCCATCTTCACGATCCAG GTGACTCGATTCAGATGCGGCGGGTTCTCGATCGGTTTCATGACGAACCACAGCATACTCGACGGGAAATCTGCAGTCGAGATGCTGGACAACCTTGCTGCCATTTGCAGGGGTGAAGAGCCGAGGAACGTGAAGCTTCATGTCGATAGATCCTGCATCCGGGCAAGAGATCCACCACAGATACAATTCGAGCACGCAGAGTACATGAAGCCGACGGAAGCCAGCAGCTTGGTCTCCCCGGACCAGCCATCTCCATCCTCGTTCGTGTCGATGCTGTCCAAGAACTACGAGTACGAGGTGGCGTCTCTGAGTCTCGACATGATCGATGGCCTCAAGGAGAGGGCCACGGCCGGGTGCTCCAGCTTCCAGGCGGTGGTGGCTCACCTGTGGAGGGCGAGAACGAGGGCGGTCTTCGATGACCCATCGGAGACCTCCTCGGTGCTGTTCGCCGTGGACGTCAGGTCGAAGATGACACCGCGGGTGCCGGATGGGTTCGTAGGCAACGCGGTTATCATGGCCATGGCGAGCGCCAGGGTGGCGGAGCTGACGGAGCAGCCGCTGGGCTTCGCGGTGAAGAGGGTCAGGGAGGCGATCGAGCGGGTGACGGACGAGTACATCAGGTCAGCGGTGGATTGGCTTGAGGTCAACAAGGGAATGCCCGCCATCGGCCATGGCAACTTCATCGTGTCAGCTTGGTGGAAGCTGCCATTCCACGAGCTGGACTTCGGGTGGGGGAAGCCGATCTACGGAGGGCCAGTGGTGAGCGTGATGCATGAGTGCGTGCTGCTGCTCTCGGACGGCAAGGGTGGCATCAACATCTGGCTTGCActggaggaggagaagatgaagagcTTCTTGAGCTATGTGTACGAGCTGTGA
- the LOC135645605 gene encoding glucuronoxylan 4-O-methyltransferase 3-like, with protein sequence MKPKSPKTFKPKLLLLGFGLAFLLLLLFLLLTAGRSFSPPSLTASAAANTPACTKLPPSLAKTIVHYTTSNITPQQTLREISVTAKVLERKSPCNFLVFGLGYDSPMWSALNHGGRTIFLEEDESWIKSMTRKFPELEAYHVKYDTRVSQADELLELRRSSSCTTAAAADTRSSGCRLALTELPDVFYGVDWDLIMVDAPTGYVAKAPGRMSAIYTAGMAARGRSEGETDVFVHDVDRAVEDRFSKTFLCEGYMKEQEGRLRHFTIPSHRANPSFSFCP encoded by the coding sequence ATGAAGCCCAAGAGCCCCAAGACCTTCAAACCAAAGCTTCTCCTCCTCGGCTTCGGCCTTGCATTcctactcctcctcctcttcctcctgctaACTGCTGGCCGCTCGTTCTCACCACCTTCACTGACCGCATCAGCAGCAGCTAACACACCTGCGTGCACAAAGCTTCCACCCTCTCTCGCAAAAACCATCGTCCACTACACCACCTCCAACATCACTCCTCAGCAAACCCTCCGAGAGATCTCCGTCACGGCAAAGGTTCTCGAGAGGAAGTCGCCCTGCAACTTCCTGGTCTTCGGCCTGGGCTACGACAGTCCGATGTGGAGCGCGCTGAACCACGGCGGCCGCACTATCTTCCTCGAGGAAGACGAGTCGTGGATCAAGAGCATGACCCGGAAGTTCCCGGAGCTGGAGGCGTACCATGTGAAGTACGATACGCGGGTGAGCCAGGCGGATGAGCTGCTGGAGTTAAGGAGGTCGTCGAGTTGCACCACGGCGGCAGCGGCGGACACCAGATCTTCCGGTTGCCGGCTGGCGCTCACCGAGCTTCCGGATGTATTCTACGGAGTGGACTGGGACTTGATCATGGTGGACGCGCCGACGGGGTACGTGGCGAAGGCGCCGGGGAGGATGAGCGCCATCTACACGGCGGGAATGGCGGCTCGAGGGAGGAGCGAGGGGGAGACCGATGTGTTCGTGCATGATGTGGATAGAGCTGTGGAGGACAGGTTCTCCAAGACCTTCTTGTGCGAAGGATACATGAAGGAACAGGAGGGAAGGCTGAGGCACTTCACCATTCCCAGCCACAGAGCCAATCCAAGCTTCTCATTCTGCCCCTGA
- the LOC103995965 gene encoding uncharacterized protein LOC103995965, with product MTTVACRISAAGAMLFSASPRPHRNHPVIIPHTLPRRRLTTLRSPDRIACKATEVSEVEEGEPAVAAAKDADGGMNWVPVVPLAALPKGERRVIIQDGETILLLWYKDDVVAIENRSPAEGAYTEGLFNAKLTQDGCIVCPTTDSTFELRTGEIKEWYPKNPVLRVLTPPLRKLYVYPVKLDGENIYISMRGGSAGSAEIVFSGRAQPGMTASDVNVEEVRMVVDEDSEGFGFTGKNELLNGKAAIIGFLLLIDFELLTGKGLLKGTGFLDFIYSVSKAFESF from the exons ATGACGACCGTGGCGTGCAGGATCTCCGCCGCTGGAGCAATGCTCTTCTCCGCCTCCCCTCGACCGCACCGCAACCACCCCGTGATCATCCCCCATACCCTCCCTCGTCGTCGCCTGACGACCCTGCGGAGCCCCGATCGGATCGCCTGCAAGGCCACCGAGGTCTCCGAGGTGGAGGAGGGGGAGCCGGCTGTGGCGGCGGCCAAGGACGCTGACGGCGGCATGAACTGGGTCCCCGTCGTCCCGTTGGCGGCGCTGCCCAAGGGGGAGCGCCGCGTCATCATTCAGGACGGGGAGACGATCCTGTTGCTCTGGTACAAGGATGACGTCGTCGCGATAGAGAACCGGTCACCGGCCGAGGGGGCATACACCGAAGGCCTCTTCAACGCCAAACTCACGCAG GATGGCTGCATTGTTTGTCCGACTACAGATAGCACATTTGAACTTCGAACCGGAGAGATCAAGGAATGGTACCCCAAAAATCCTGTTCTTAGGGTCCTTACACCACCTTTGAGGAAACTTTATGTGTACCCTGTCAAACTAGATGGAGAGAACATCTATATCAGCATGAGAGGAGGTTCTGCAGGATCCGCAGAGATTGTTTTCAGTGGAAGAGCTCAGCCCGGTATGACGGCATCAGATGTCAATGTGGAGgag GTTAGGATGGTAGTTGATGAGGATTCTGAAGGATTTGGTTTCACAGGAAAAAATGAACTACTAAATGGGAAGGCAGCCATAATTGGCTTCTTACTAttgatagattttgagcttttaaCTGGTAAAGGTCTTCTCAAGGGGACAGGTTTCTTGGACTTCATCTATTCAGTTTCGAAGGCTTTTGAATCCTTTTAG